AAAAAGCGAATGGCACGCGCACTGGATCACTTCCGAGATTCCTCGACATGACATTCTCGGGACCCTCATGACCAGCGCTTCGTGGATCAGCGGAGGATCAACAGCATCCCAATCGGCCTCCGCGCGATTGTCGCTTGTTCTCCCGCAGGGGGCAGTCGTCCGGCGCGCGAGCATTGACGCAGCAGGCGACGGACTGCTGACGATCTTCGCGAACGGAAATGCCACACGCCAGGGCAGCAGCAGCCGCACAGCGCCATTGCATGCGGATGTTGGAGAACAGTTGCGTCCCGGAACGAACATCATAGGCATTGGGTCAGCCGCGGTCCGCGGCGCAGTTCGACGCAATCTACAGGGACCAGGCCGGAATGCCATCGCGGCGCGGGGGGTTGTTGAACTGGAGGACGGCAGCCAGATCGAGTTCAACACGGGCCAAACGCTGGAAGGCATGGGCCAGTCGTGGCGAGCGGCGATCAATCCCCCGACGAACTGGTTCGCGCCCGGATTTGATGATTCAGAATGGGCGCCGGCAATCGTGCATGGAACGTATGCGGCCAATCCCTCGCAATTCGTTGATCACACGATCGGGCCTGCCCGCTACTTCCGAAAGGATTTCCAGGCGAATCGCCAGCCCGCGCGAGCACGGCTGTACGCAGCGGCGCTTGGCACCTATGACGTTTCAATCAACGGAAGGCGTGTTCACGACTCGCTGCTGAATCCCGGTTGGACTGACTACAAGCAACGCGTGATGATGCAGACTTACGATGTAACTCGTTTTATCTCTCGTGGCAGCAATGCAATCGGGGCGGTTCTGACCGATGGCTGGTACGCTGGCCGCGTCGGGTGGATGGGCTTGGCCCAATACGGATCGCGTCCGGCCTTTGCCGCGCAACTGGAACTGACGTACTCCGACGGTTCTACAGAAGTGATCGCAACGGATGCCTCGTGGAAAGCCGGCGCTGGACAAATCGCCGGCTCGGACATGCAGTGGGGCGAGACGATTGACGCGCGCCTTGCGCAGCCTGGTTGGGATGAGCCGCTGTTCAACGGTCATTCGTGGGCCCGTGCGGAGGTGGAAAAACACGATATCCCATTGTCCCCTCAAGTCGGTCCGCCTGTTCGGCGCGTGATGGAACTCGCCCCTAGAGAAATCAAGCGGCGAGGCGACAGGTGGATCGTGGATTTCGGGCAGAATCTCGTCGGGTTTGTTCGCCTTACAACCCACGGCCCCGCCGGCACGACCATCGTGCTACGCCATGGCGAAATGCTCGACGCTGATGGCGGGCTCTACGTCGAAAATCTGCGCCCTGCACTTTCCACTGACACGTTCATCCTCAATGGCAAGTCAGGGCGCGAAACATTTGAGCCTCGCTTCACGTTTCATGGCTTTCGATACGTTGAAATCACCGGCTTTCCTGGCAGGCGCCTATCCTCCGATGCCATTCGCGCCGTCGCCGTGAGTTCCGACACACCTTTCAATGGCCGCTGGGAAAGTTCCGATCCGAATCTCAACCGGCTTTATCAGAACATCGTCTGGAGCCAGCGCGGCAACTTCCTGAGTGTTCCGACCGATTGTCCGCAACGAGATGAGCGGATGGGTTGGACCGGCGACGCGCTGGTGTTCGCTTCGACCGCGGCCCGGAACGCTGATGTGGCTGGATTTTTCAGCAAATGGCTGATTGACGTTGCGGATGCCCAGGGTTCCCGCGGCGAAATTCCGACGGTGATTCCCCGCGCGAACCAGAACAATTCGTGGGCAGTGTGGGGCGACGCGGGCGTCATCGTCCCATGGGTGATGTATCAGTCGTATGGGGACACTGCATTTCTTGCAAACCATTATACCAACATGGTGCGATGGGTTGAATTCAGTCGTGAAAGTTCAAGCGATCTCATCCGCAGCGGTGGCGTGGGAGACCACCTTGCGCCGCAGCGAACACCCGTCGACGTCGTGGCAACGGCATTCTTCGCGAACTCCGCCTCCATCGCGGCGCGAACGGCCTCGATCTTGGGAAAACCTGACGACGCCGCTCGATATGAAACCTTGCATCGAGACATCGTTGCCGCATTCAATCGCGCTTTTGTTTCGTCGAACGGAATTGTCCGGGGCGATAGCCAGACCGCCTACATTCTCGCGCTGCAATTTAACCTTCTGCCCGAACACCTGCGTGCCGATGCGGCAGCCCGCCTGGCGCGGAACATCGAAACCAGCGGCCATTTGACAACGGGCTTTGTGGGGGTCGGCTTGATCTGTCCGGTGCTAACGCAGATTGGCCGGCCCGATCTGGCATGGCGGCTGGTTCTGAATGATACATATCCGTCATGGCTCTTTTCCGTGAAGAACGGCGCCACGACAATTTGGGAACGCTGGGACGGCTGGACGCCGGAACGCGGGTTTCAGGATTCGTCGATGAATTCCTTCAATCACTACTCGTTCGGAGCAGTCGGCGAATGGTTGTTCTCCAGCGGGGCTGGGATCCATCGGGACGACAACCAGCCCGGTTACCGGCATTTCTTCCTGCGCCCACAATTCACCCCCCGACTTCGGTATATCAAAGCCGCACAGGAGACGCCGTATGGAACCATCTCATCGCACTGGCGGATCAGAGGGAACCAAATCGACTACGATGTCACAGTCCCGCCGAATTCTTCCGCAACGTTTGAGCTGCCTTTGGAAGCCGGCCGCGTTCGGGAATCCGGAAAACCTTTGCGATCACAAACAGCGGGCACCCGAGTCCGCCTTGAGGCGGGAAAGTATCGATTCTCCTTTCCCGCAGCGGATCTGATGGGAAGCGAGTGACATCGCCCGCTCCCTCACATCTGGAAGAACTTGCGAAGACGATCAACGAATGTTTCCCGATAGGCGGCATGTGTGGCGTGGAGCACATGGGTCTCGGTCTGTTTTGCGATGATGCCCTCGTTCTCCATCTGACGCTGGGCTAGCAGTTCGCTCAGCTTGTGCAGGAGCTCGGGATTTGACTTGAGGCTCTTTGCGACCACTGCCTTGCTGATTTCCACGACTTCGCAATCCTTCGTTGCGACAACCGTGGCGCTGCGCCTTTCACCTGTCAGTAATGACATTTCCCCAAAGCAATCCCCTGACGAGAGGGACGCCACTTGAGTCTGAAACTCATTCCGTTCCACCATGACGTTTGCCTGGCCTTCGACGAGGATGAACATCGACTGGCCTTCGTCGCCCTGTTCAATCAACTTTTCGCCCTGTCCGAAATGCACGATGCGGCCGCGCGGCAGCAATGCATCAAGTTCCTCATCTGACAGGCACTTGAACAGTTGCTGCTGGCGCAGAATGCCGCGCGCGGCCGTCTGCATTTCCAGCTCGCGCGATCTTGACGGGCGTTCAATCCTTACGGTCCGCACGGGAAGGGCGATCTTTATCCCGTGCCTCTGCAACCCATACCAAACGTTCGTATGCACTGCATCGCGCACGTCGTTGTACAAGGCGTTATCATTGATCCAGAACTGGATCTCATACTCAGCGTAATATTCGCGGTAGTCCTTCAGGAACGTTCGTATGCGCGGCTCCGGCAGCACCCCCTTGGCATTCGCAGTGGCGTGGTGAAGCACTTCCTTCACTCGCGACGGCGGAGCGCCATAATCGATCGGAACCGAGATGCGGAGTGAATGCAACGAATCCGGGTAGTGATAATTCACGATCGTTTGCCTCACCAGCTCACGGTTCGGAATGTCGAGATAAACGGCGTCGCGCGTTCGAAGCCGTGTTGCGCGCCAGTTGATTTCCATCACTTGCGCGCGGTGCTCGTTCACCTGCAGCCAGTCACCCGCCTTGAACGGCTGCTCAAAATGAATGGCAAAGCCAGCAATGATGTTCCCGAGCAAGTCCTGGAGTGCAAGGCCGAGGATGATCGCGACAATTCCCGAACCTGCGAGCAAGCCGGGGATCTTCACATCGTAGAGCACCCGCAGGACAACCAGGATTGCGACCATGAAAATCGCGAGGGCGGTGGCGTCGCTCACGAGCTTCGGCACCCGTGTTTCCCGGCGCTGGCTGAAGCGAACCTCCCACACGTAGCGCTTGACCAGCGCATTGATGAAGAACGGCACCGTCAGGACGACAACCGCCAGAATTTCGCGCCGCGAAGTCCAATGAACATCCAGCAACGCCGCGGGAATCCAAATCGCAAGCGCGAGACTGAAGACGTGATACATCCACCCCAAGTCGACGCGATGGACCCGTTTAAGACGGCGGCCCAGCAGGACGAGGAGGCAGTACAGGCCGGGAACGGAAAGCAGCAGCAGGACGTTTTTCGAGACTTCGCTGAGTTCGGCCATTGCGCAGAAGCCTAATGAAGGCCCGCCGCAACCTCAACCTCACGCTTGTGGCAGTTCAGCGACCTTCTTGCATTCAGACCGAACGCCCGGGCCCGGTTTCCGAAACCGATACCCGGGCGCGCAATCGGGTCACGATCCCAGCGTCATTGTTTCATTTCGAACTCGCATTGAACCGGCAGCGACCACTCCCAACAGGGCGCAACCAGCCACCTCGAATGGCAGTGAATCAGGAACCGTGCTTGGAGCTTGCGCAGCAGCCACGTGCGGAATGAGTGAGAAGTCATCAATGGCCAGGCCGTGGTCGCCATTCAAGTCGTCTCGTTCGATCCAGCGCACCCACAGCGTGTCTCCGGATTCCCACGTCAGGCCGGTTAATTCTCCGCCGACATTGGGAACCTTGCCGATCGCGTTTCCATCCACCGCAGACGCGGCCCCGCCGAACACGGGCGACATCCAATCGAAGGAGCCGCCCGGAGCCATCCAGGAACTGACCGTTTCAAATGTTTGCCCGAAGCCATATTCAAAATTCATGGCTTGCGGCACGAGCGCTCCACCATTCCGCCATTGTTCGCCATTCCAATTGAGCGTGACGGATGTAAACGTTGAGGGACTCGCATTTTGAAATGACGCCGCAATCCATCCCCAAAAGCTTCCCGAGCCGATCGAACCCAGCGCTCTATCCGAAGTTTCCCGGGTGCTGAAGCTGTAAAAAGTGCCCGTACTGCTGGTGCCTGGCGTCGAATTGTAGAGTGTGGCTGGCGCGAGCGTTTGTTTGAAGAGATGCCAGCCAGGGATCGTAGTGTTGTTCACCCAGGTTTGTCCCGGCCCAAACTCCGCCAGAGTGTCGAAGTTCTGTGTGTAGACAACCTCTGCGTCGGTGAGTGGAACTCCGTGCAGGTGAATTGCAGTCGATGTGATGTGGATGGTGAGCAGAAGCACGAATGTGCGTTTCATATATTTCCCTTTGATTCCCTTGTTGTTTGTTTCAGGCGGCTGTCCCTGCTGCGCTTGCCGCAGCGTTGAGGTAACCCTTGCCCCCGAACCGCACGAACCCAACCAGAAGCGCCGAACGGGGTCAATGAAATATTATTCACAATTTCCCGCAACAGCAGCGTCCAGATTTCAGCCGCACAGAATCGCTTGAGCACCTTGCCAACTGGGTTTATGTGATAGCCATGATCAGCCCAACCCGGTTCCTTCGTCGCACCTGCGCGCCTGCCATCATCCTTTGTTGCATCTGTGGGATTGCAGAATTGAGAGCGGCGGACGAATCCTTCGGCTCGCGACTGGAATCGGTGATGAAGATCCGGCGTTCCGAAGTTGTGGACTGGCTAAAGTTCGAGAAAGAAGTTGCCGCGCTGCAGAAGGATTTTCCGTCCGAGGCTGCTGGCTACGATCCGTCTCTCTCGTTGATTAACCACTACCAGCCTGTCGATCCCGCAAAAGCGCGACAACTTGCGGAAGCGTTGATCCAAAGCCCGGCGCCCGAAGCATTCCGCGTGCGCGCCCAAGGCGTCCTCAACCGAATGAGCCTTCTAGGAAAACCGGTGCAAATGCGTTTCACGGCATTGGATGGAAGCGAGGTCGACCTGGCAAAGCTCACGGGCAAGGTGGTGTTGATCGATTTCTGGGCGACCTGGTGCCGGCCCTGCATCGTGGATCTGCCGAAGGTCAAAGCTGCCTATGAGAAGTTCCACGCGGCTGGATTCGAGATCATCGGCGTGAGTTGCGACGAAAATCAACAGGCGTTGGACAGATTCTTAAAACGCCAGGAAATCACGTGGCCGCAATATTTCGATGGCCAGCGCCAGGCCGGCAATCGATTGGCCAGGGAGTTCGGAATCATCGGCGTTCCGCACATGCTTCTATTGGATCGCAACGGACACCTGCGTTTCGACAACGTGAAAGCCGGCGCCGCGGAATTCCAAATACGCATTCAGGAACTGCTGCGGGAAAAATAATACACGTTCAAACATGGATCGCCGCGGAGTGTCTCGTCATCGACACTCCGCAGCTGTTAATCCAACGATAGGTGATCAGGGCAGTTCGATCAGGAAGAACCGGCGTGGCATCTGAGGCGAGAGCGAATTCGTAAACGAGAAGGTGCCGTTCGCCGAGAACGTGTTGGTTGCCATTCTGATCCAGTCCGCGCGCGGGGTTGCCAGGTTTGTCGAAGCCAGCACGTGATAGGTTCCCGACGGAACGCCATTCGATCCGTTGAACACGAGGCTGCCTCCCTGCAAAAAGGTGCCGCTGATTTGCGGCAACGCGGAAGAACCAACGGCCAGCGTGCCCGATACTGCAAGGTTTGACGTCACCCAAACCAAACCTGGGCCAGGTATCGCAGGGGTGATGCTGCTGAAGGAACCCGAGTAGCTCGCAGCATCGAACAACTTGAAGCTGCTGCCCGACGCGAGCGTTCCCGGAACAATGAGATTGAGGGTTCCTCCGTACGTAATGGTTGTATTGGAACGCAGCACGTCATTTGTTCCCGATGCTTCGTCCAAATCCATTTCAACCGCTCCCGAAAGCGTGACTGAATTGCTGATCGTCAAAGCGCCGATCCCATCCAATCCTGGTGATACCATGGAGCCTGCGTTCGCAACCACATGTCCATTGAGCACGCCGTTCCCGCGGAGAACCTGGCCGTTGGCGACCGTGAAGGTGGAATCCACACGCCCCGTCAACGTCAATGTGGCCCCGGCCGCAAGCGTTACGACCGGACTGGTGGTCAGGGCGGCAGTCCCATTCAATCGCAGGGCGCCGCTGTTGACGCGGGTTTCACCTGTGAAAGTGTTTTCGCCGAACAGGATCATGGGTGAGTTGCCAGCCTTCGTGATGCCGCCGTCACCTGTGATGTTTCCCGAAACCGCAAGGGCAGTTCCACCGACATTGAAGAGCGCTGTTCCGTGAACTTCCACGGGTCCG
This genomic stretch from Verrucomicrobiia bacterium harbors:
- a CDS encoding TlpA disulfide reductase family protein; this encodes MISPTRFLRRTCAPAIILCCICGIAELRAADESFGSRLESVMKIRRSEVVDWLKFEKEVAALQKDFPSEAAGYDPSLSLINHYQPVDPAKARQLAEALIQSPAPEAFRVRAQGVLNRMSLLGKPVQMRFTALDGSEVDLAKLTGKVVLIDFWATWCRPCIVDLPKVKAAYEKFHAAGFEIIGVSCDENQQALDRFLKRQEITWPQYFDGQRQAGNRLAREFGIIGVPHMLLLDRNGHLRFDNVKAGAAEFQIRIQELLREK
- a CDS encoding mechanosensitive ion channel family protein, which gives rise to MAELSEVSKNVLLLLSVPGLYCLLVLLGRRLKRVHRVDLGWMYHVFSLALAIWIPAALLDVHWTSRREILAVVVLTVPFFINALVKRYVWEVRFSQRRETRVPKLVSDATALAIFMVAILVVLRVLYDVKIPGLLAGSGIVAIILGLALQDLLGNIIAGFAIHFEQPFKAGDWLQVNEHRAQVMEINWRATRLRTRDAVYLDIPNRELVRQTIVNYHYPDSLHSLRISVPIDYGAPPSRVKEVLHHATANAKGVLPEPRIRTFLKDYREYYAEYEIQFWINDNALYNDVRDAVHTNVWYGLQRHGIKIALPVRTVRIERPSRSRELEMQTAARGILRQQQLFKCLSDEELDALLPRGRIVHFGQGEKLIEQGDEGQSMFILVEGQANVMVERNEFQTQVASLSSGDCFGEMSLLTGERRSATVVATKDCEVVEISKAVVAKSLKSNPELLHKLSELLAQRQMENEGIIAKQTETHVLHATHAAYRETFVDRLRKFFQM
- a CDS encoding family 78 glycoside hydrolase catalytic domain translates to MHSPIRLGGWLCFFLLLVSTLDAAVRLEQLRCEHAENPIGIGIREPRLSWKLRSSRRGEVQTAYEIRAADSVDALQRDAALLWTSGQVISDQSVLVPWRGPMLKSRDRVFWKVRVWDKNNRPTAWSDAAYFELGLLEPKSEWHAHWITSEIPRHDILGTLMTSASWISGGSTASQSASARLSLVLPQGAVVRRASIDAAGDGLLTIFANGNATRQGSSSRTAPLHADVGEQLRPGTNIIGIGSAAVRGAVRRNLQGPGRNAIAARGVVELEDGSQIEFNTGQTLEGMGQSWRAAINPPTNWFAPGFDDSEWAPAIVHGTYAANPSQFVDHTIGPARYFRKDFQANRQPARARLYAAALGTYDVSINGRRVHDSLLNPGWTDYKQRVMMQTYDVTRFISRGSNAIGAVLTDGWYAGRVGWMGLAQYGSRPAFAAQLELTYSDGSTEVIATDASWKAGAGQIAGSDMQWGETIDARLAQPGWDEPLFNGHSWARAEVEKHDIPLSPQVGPPVRRVMELAPREIKRRGDRWIVDFGQNLVGFVRLTTHGPAGTTIVLRHGEMLDADGGLYVENLRPALSTDTFILNGKSGRETFEPRFTFHGFRYVEITGFPGRRLSSDAIRAVAVSSDTPFNGRWESSDPNLNRLYQNIVWSQRGNFLSVPTDCPQRDERMGWTGDALVFASTAARNADVAGFFSKWLIDVADAQGSRGEIPTVIPRANQNNSWAVWGDAGVIVPWVMYQSYGDTAFLANHYTNMVRWVEFSRESSSDLIRSGGVGDHLAPQRTPVDVVATAFFANSASIAARTASILGKPDDAARYETLHRDIVAAFNRAFVSSNGIVRGDSQTAYILALQFNLLPEHLRADAAARLARNIETSGHLTTGFVGVGLICPVLTQIGRPDLAWRLVLNDTYPSWLFSVKNGATTIWERWDGWTPERGFQDSSMNSFNHYSFGAVGEWLFSSGAGIHRDDNQPGYRHFFLRPQFTPRLRYIKAAQETPYGTISSHWRIRGNQIDYDVTVPPNSSATFELPLEAGRVRESGKPLRSQTAGTRVRLEAGKYRFSFPAADLMGSE